One stretch of Arachis duranensis cultivar V14167 chromosome 1, aradu.V14167.gnm2.J7QH, whole genome shotgun sequence DNA includes these proteins:
- the LOC107486263 gene encoding uncharacterized protein LOC107486263: MKDLLSEKKSLNGDETVVLTKDCSALIQRKLPKKMPDLGSFQIPCTIENITFDKDLCDLGSSINIMPLFVMRKLQIQDAQPKKIVLQMADKSLRQAHGLVKNILVKVGELFLPANFVVLDIGEDAIDSIILGRPFLVTGRVLIDVEIGELVLRLQEYYLDLGIEINYAYLTYLRCKGD; the protein is encoded by the exons ATGAAAGACTTGCTCTCTGAGAAGAAATCCTTGAATGGAGATGAAACAGTGGTCCTGACCAAGGATTGTAGTGCACTCATTCAGAGAAAGCtaccaaagaagatgccagATCTTGGGAGCTTTCAAATCCCTTGTACTATTGAGAATATCACTTTTGACAAAGATCTTTGTGATCTTGGCTCAAGTATCAATATAATGCCTTTGTTTGTAATGAGGAAGCTGCAAATTCAAGATGCACAGCCTAAAAAGATAGTACTACAGATGGCTGATAAGTCTCTAAGGCAAGCACATGGGCTAGTGAAAAATATCTTGGTCAAGGTTGGAGAGCTTTTCCTCCCTGCAAATTTTGTAGTACTTGACATCGGAGAGGATGCAATTGACTCtatcattctaggaagaccattcctagtaACTGGGAGAGTTCTTATTGATGTTGAGATAGGTGAATTGGTTCTGAGGCTGCAGGAATACTATTTG gacttGGGGATTGAAATCAACTATGCCTACTTGACGTATCTTCGATGTAAGGGTGACTAA